Proteins encoded in a region of the Drosophila sechellia strain sech25 chromosome 2L, ASM438219v1, whole genome shotgun sequence genome:
- the LOC6617296 gene encoding cGMP-dependent protein kinase, isozyme 1 isoform X2, whose protein sequence is MAAGKLTDREREAIVSNLTKDVQALREMSVLQQTTNNLNVTRNEKAKKKLYSLPEQCGEQESRNQNPHLCSSCGMVLPTSPEFALEALSLGPLAPLPSTSSASPSGSTSADEVRPKAMPAAIKKQGVSAESCVQSMQQSYSIPIPKYDKDFSDKQQIKDAIMDNDFLKNIDASQVRELVDSMYSKSIAAGEFVIREGEVGAHLYVSAAGEFAVMQQGKVLDKMGAGKAFGELAILYNCTRTASIRVLSEAARVWVLDRRVFQQIMMCTGLQRIENSVNFLKSVPLLMNLSEELLAKIADVLELEFYAAGTYIIRQGTAGDSFFLISQGNVRVTQKLTPTSPEETELRTLSRGDYFGEQALINEDKRTANIIALSPGVECLTLDRDSFKRLIGDLCELKEKDYGDESRMLAMKQARESCRDEPKEQLQQEFPDLKLTDLEVVSTLGIGGFGRVELVKAHHQDRVDIFALKCLKKRHIVDTKQEEHIFSERHIMLSSRSPFICRLYRTFRDEKYVYMLLEACMGGEIWTMLRDRGSFEDNAAQFIIGCVLQAFEYLHARGIIYRDLKPENLMLDERGYVKIVDFGFAKQIGTSSKTWTFCGTPEYVAPEIILNKGHDRAVDYWALGILIHELLNGTPPFSAPDPMQTYNLILKGIDMIAFPKHISRWAVQLIKRLCRDVPSERLGYQTGGIQDIKKHKWFLGFDWDGLASQLLIPPFVRPIAHPTDVRYFDRFPCDLNEPPDELSGWDADF, encoded by the exons ATGGCCGCTGGAAAGTTGACTGATCGGGAGCGGGAGGCGATCGTCAGCAATCTGACCAAGGACGTGCAGGCTCTGAGGGAAATG AGTGTGCTCCAGCAGACCACCAACAACCTGAACGTCACCCGAAATGAAAAGGCCAAGAAGAAGCTCTACTCCTTGCCAGAGCAATGCGGCGAGCAGGAAAGTAGGAACCAGAATCCACATTTGTGCAGCTCCTGCGGCATGGTGCTGCCCACCAGTCCGGAGTTCGCCCTGGAGGCGCTTTCTCTGGGACCGCTGGCCCCCTTACCATCAACATCTTCCGCCTCCCCATCTGGATCGACATCTGCGGATGAAGTGCGACCCAAGGCGATGCCCGCTGCCATCAAGAAACAAGGTGTATCCGCCGAGAGCTGTGTGCAGTCCATGCAGCAATCCTACAGCATACCGATTCCAAAATACGACAAGGATTTCAG TGATAAGCAGCAAATCAAAGACGCCATCATGGACAATGACTTCCTAAAGAACATAGACGCATCGCAGGTGCGGGAACTGGTGGATTCAATGTACTCCAAGAGCATAGCAGCCGGCGAGTTTGTGATCCGCGAGGGTGAAGTGGGCGCACATCTGTACGTCTCCGCCGCCGGCGAGTTTGCGGTGATGCAGCAGGGCAAGGTTCTGGACAAGATGGGGGCGGGAAAGGCGTTTGGGGAGCTGGCTATCCTCTACAACTGCACCAGGACGGCCTCCATTCGAGTCCTAAGTGAGGCTGCGAGGGTATGGGTGCTGGACAGACGGGTCTTTCAGCAGATTATGATGTGCACGGGCCTCCAGCGAATCGAAAACAGCGTGAACTTCCTAAAATCCGTGCCCCTGCTGATGAACCTTAGTGAGGAACTGCTGGCCAAGATAGCAGACGTTCTGGAGCTGGAGTTCTACGCCGCTGGCACCTACATCATCCGACAAGGAACCGCCGGGGACAGTTTCTTCTTGATCTCACAGGGCAATGTCCGCGTGACCCAAAAACTAACTCCCACCTCCCCGGAGGAAACTGAGTTGCGAACGCTGTCCAGGGGAGACTATTTCGGAGAGCAGGCGCTGATCAACGAGGATAAGCGAACGGCCAACATCATCGCACTGTCACCAGGAGTTGAGTGCTTGACCCTGGACAGGGATTCCTTCAAGCGGCTGATTGGGGATCTCTGCGAGCTGAAGGAGAAGGACTACGGCGATGAGAGCAGGATGCTAGCGATGAAGCAGGCGCGGGAAAGCTGCCGGGATGAGCCGAAGGAGCAGTTGCAGCAGGAGTTCCCCGATCTcaagctcacggacctcgagGTGGTCAGCACTCTTGGCATCGGAGGCTTTGGTCGGGTGGAGCTGGTCAAGGCCCACCATCAAGATCGCGTGGATATTTTTGCCCTGAAGTGCCTCAAGAAGCGACACATTGTGGATACCAAACAGGAGGAGCACATCTTCAGCGAACGCCACATCATGCTCAGTTCGAGGTCGCCCTTCATCTGCCGTTTGTATCGCACCTTCCGTGACGAGAAGTACGTGTATATGCTGCTCGAGGCCTGCATGGGTGGGGAGATATGGACGATGCTCCGGGATCGCGGATCCTTCGAGGACAACGCGGCGCAGTTCATCATCGGGTGTGTCCTGCAGGCGTTTGAGTACCTGCATGCCCGCGGAATCATCTATAGAGACCTTAAGCCGGAGAACCTGATGCTGGATGAGCGCGGCTATGTCAAAATCGTGGACTTTGGCTTCGCCAAGCAGATCGGAACGAGCTCTAAGACGTGGACCTTCTGCGGCACACCGGAGTACGTGGCACCCGAGATCATCCTGAACAAGGGTCACGATCGAGCGGTAGACTACTGGGCTTTGGGCATTCTCATTCATGAACTGCTCAACGGAAC GCCACCGTTCAGTGCTCCAGATCCCATGCAGACGTACAACCTCatcctgaagggcattgacATGATAGCCTTTCCCAAGCACATCTCCCGCTGGGCCGTGCAGCTCATCAAGAGGCTATGCCGCGATGTTCCATCGGAGCGCCTCGGCTACCAGACTGGTGGCATCCAGGACATAAAGAAACATAA GTGGTTCCTGGGATTCGACTGGGACGGCTTGGCCAGCCAGCTGCTGATTCCGCCCTTCGTGAGACCCATCGCCCATCCCACGGATGTGCGCTACTTCGACCGCTTTCCGTGCGATTTGAACGAGCCACCGGACGAGCTCTCCGGCTGGGATGCGGATTTCTAG
- the LOC6617295 gene encoding xylulose kinase isoform X1, whose protein sequence is MCHRIKQDYSGNSYLGLHLGTQLFRALILDSKLNVTYVAQIRYDVDLPEFKTTNGILSDGGPGEFLANPVMWVKALDMLMDCLVKQGADMHSVVSIAGAAQQHGCVFWSELGLRRLCNLNVNLRLHEQITESAFELTRTPTWRDSSTDVQVREMEHTVGGPAELSKISGSRAYTRFTGPQIRKVYTQCPEQYKRTSRISLISSFLASLLIGGIASIDYSDGSGMNLLDIRRKKWSPACLDACAPDLARRLMKPIPSSRLQGRIGDYYVKRWNFRPDCMVVASTGSKASELAGLLVENDFLMLSLDTSDVVVMPLKKAPRLEDGHVMCHPTRRDEYMGLLCFQNGGLTRKAICEDVAGGSWRRFYEMLDATPSGNSGNVAVHFRDREIIPTAKGTLRWDAHINPMAAECIRGRHRFSTPEIEVRALIEGQIMHHWSIAHEMGFHHTPDTKIIVVGEDSRCQSVLQIVADIFNAPVYQRTGVEVSLLGCAFRARYAFYEHRESACNCQSCMMPTGRKTRLSFDEFFRDVPSGLKLAAEPTPGCDKIYKPLIERCSQICQLLASKSSVYFFHPNV, encoded by the coding sequence ATGTGCCACCGCATCAAGCAGGACTACAGTGGCAACAGCTACCTGGGCCTCCACTTGGGCACCCAACTCTTCCGCGCCCTGATCCTCGACTCCAAATTGAACGTTACCTATGTGGCACAGATCCGCTATGACGTTGATCTCCCAGAGTTCAAGACAACGAACGGAATACTATCAGATGGCGGCCCTGGCGAGTTCCTGGCCAATCCAGTGATGTGGGTAAAGGCACTGGACATGCTGATGGACTGTTTAGTGAAACAGGGAGCGGATATGCACTCGGTGGTCTCTATTGCCGGAGCGGCTCAGCAGCACGGTTGCGTCTTCTGGTCGGAGTTGGGCCTGAGGCGTCTGTGCAATTTGAACGTCAACCTGCGGCTCCACGAGCAGATCACGGAGAGCGCCTTCGAATTGACCAGGACCCCCACTTGGCGGGATAGCTCGACGGACGTGCAGGTCCGTGAAATGGAGCACACTGTCGGGGGTCCCGCTGAACTGTCGAAAATATCGGGCTCCAGAGCGTACACGAGATTCACGGGTCCCCAAATACGGAAAGTATATACCCAGTGCCCGGAGCAGTACAAGAGAACTTCCAGGATTTCGCTGATCAGCAGCTTTTTGGCCTCTCTCCTTATCGGTGGCATTGCCTCCATAGACTACAGCGATGGCTCGGGGATGAATCTGCTCGACATCCGGAGAAAGAAGTGGTCTCCGGCGTGCCTAGACGCCTGTGCTCCTGACCTTGCCAGACGTTTGATGAAGCCTATTCCCTCGTCCCGGCTGCAAGGACGCATCGGGGACTACTACGTGAAACGCTGGAACTTCAGGCCGGACTGCATGGTGGTGGCTTCCACCGGGAGCAAAGCCTCGGAACTGGCAGGGCTTCTGGTAGAGAATGACTTCCTCATGCTCAGTCTGGATACCAGTGATGTGGTGGTGATGCCTCTAAAGAAAGCTCCGCGGCTGGAGGACGGCCACGTGATGTGCCATCCGACAAGAAGGGACGAGTACATGGGTCTCCTATGCTTCCAAAACGGAGGATTGACGCGAAAAGCCATCTGTGAGGATGTCGCCGGCGGCAGCTGGAGGCGCTTCTACGAAATGCTAGACGCCACGCCCTCGGGCAACAGTGGTAATGTGGCTGTGCACTTCCGGGACCGGGAGATTATACCCACTGCGAAGGGCACTCTACGCTGGGATGCGCACATAAACCCGATGGCCGCGGAGTGCATTCGAGGCCGACACCGCTTCTCCACACCGGAGATTGAGGTTCGAGCTCTAATCGAGGGTCAGATCATGCACCACTGGTCGATTGCCCACGAGATGGGCTTCCACCACACACCGGACACAAAGATCATCGTGGTGGGGGAGGACTCCAGGTGCCAAAGTGTCCTGCAGATCGTGGCGGACATATTCAATGCTCCTGTTTACCAGCGAACCGGTGTCGAGGTCAGCCTTTTGGGATGCGCCTTTCGTGCCAGGTACGCCTTTTACGAACACCGGGAGTCCGCCTGCAACTGCCAATCCTGCATGATGCCCACGGGCCGTAAGACGAGACTCAGCTTCGACGAGTTTTTCAGGGACGTGCCTTCCGGCTTGAAACTGGCTGCGGAGCCAACACCTGGCTGCGATAAGATCTACAAGCCCCTGATCGAACGATGCTCCCAAATCTGCCAGCTGCTGGCCTCCAAATCCAGTGTGTACTTTTTCCACCCAAATGTATAA
- the LOC6617293 gene encoding proline-rich proteoglycan 2 produces RGGRGGPRGGPQGGPQGGPQCGPQGGPQGGPQGGPQGGPQGGPQGGPQGGPQGGPQGGPQGGPQGGPQGGPQGGPQGGPPGGPQGGPQGAPGGPGGPGGPWGLPPNATLPSNSTTTTTTTTTESSTSTTTEASTESSSA; encoded by the coding sequence CGAGGTGGCCGTGGAGGTCCTCGAGGTGGACCCCAAGGTGGACCCCAAGGTGGACCCCAATGTGGACCCCAAGGTGGACCCCAAGGTGGACCCCAAGGTGGACCCCAAGGTGGACCCCAAGGTGGACCCCAAGGTGGACCCCAAGGTGGACCCCAAGGTGGACCTCAGGGTGGACCCCAGGGTGGACCTCAAGGTGGACCACAGGGCGGTCCTCAGGGCGGTCCTCAGGGCGGACCCCCGGGTGGACCGCAGGGAGGTCCCCAGGGTGCTCCAGGTGGACCCGGTGGCCCCGGCGGACCGTGGGGACTGCCTCCAAATGCCACTCTTCCCAGCAACAGCACTACCACCACCACTACAACTACCACCGAatccagcaccagcaccaccacggAAGCCAGCACCGAGTCATCCTCTGCTTAG
- the LOC6617295 gene encoding xylulose kinase isoform X2, with translation MCHRIKQDYSGNSYLGLHLGTQLFRALILDSKLNVTYVAQIRYDVDLPEFKTTNGILSDGGPGEFLANPVMWVKALDMLMDCLVKQGADMHSVVSIAGAAQQHGCVFWSELGLRRLCNLNVNLRLHEQITESAFELTRTPTWRDSSTDVQVREMEHTVGGPAELSKISGSRAYTRFTGPQIRKVYTQCPEQYKRTSRISLISSFLASLLIGGIASIDYSDGSGMNLLDIRRKKWSPACLDACAPDLARRLMKPIPSSRLQGRIGDYYVKRWNFRPDCMVVASTGSKASELAGLLVENDFLMLSLDTSDVVVMPLKKAPRLEDGHVMCHPTRRDEYMGLLCFQNGGLTRKAICEDVAGGSWRRFYEMLDATPSGNSGNVAVHFRDREIIPTAKGTLRWDAHINPMAAECIRGRHRFSTPEIEVRALIEGQIMHHWSIAHEMGFHHTPDTKIIVVGEDSRCQSVLQIVADIFNAPVYQRTGVEVSLLGCAFRARYAFYEHRESACNCQSCMMPTGRKTRLSFDEFFRDVPSGLKLAAEPTPGCDKIYKPLIERCSQICQLLASKSRKSVK, from the exons ATGTGCCACCGCATCAAGCAGGACTACAGTGGCAACAGCTACCTGGGCCTCCACTTGGGCACCCAACTCTTCCGCGCCCTGATCCTCGACTCCAAATTGAACGTTACCTATGTGGCACAGATCCGCTATGACGTTGATCTCCCAGAGTTCAAGACAACGAACGGAATACTATCAGATGGCGGCCCTGGCGAGTTCCTGGCCAATCCAGTGATGTGGGTAAAGGCACTGGACATGCTGATGGACTGTTTAGTGAAACAGGGAGCGGATATGCACTCGGTGGTCTCTATTGCCGGAGCGGCTCAGCAGCACGGTTGCGTCTTCTGGTCGGAGTTGGGCCTGAGGCGTCTGTGCAATTTGAACGTCAACCTGCGGCTCCACGAGCAGATCACGGAGAGCGCCTTCGAATTGACCAGGACCCCCACTTGGCGGGATAGCTCGACGGACGTGCAGGTCCGTGAAATGGAGCACACTGTCGGGGGTCCCGCTGAACTGTCGAAAATATCGGGCTCCAGAGCGTACACGAGATTCACGGGTCCCCAAATACGGAAAGTATATACCCAGTGCCCGGAGCAGTACAAGAGAACTTCCAGGATTTCGCTGATCAGCAGCTTTTTGGCCTCTCTCCTTATCGGTGGCATTGCCTCCATAGACTACAGCGATGGCTCGGGGATGAATCTGCTCGACATCCGGAGAAAGAAGTGGTCTCCGGCGTGCCTAGACGCCTGTGCTCCTGACCTTGCCAGACGTTTGATGAAGCCTATTCCCTCGTCCCGGCTGCAAGGACGCATCGGGGACTACTACGTGAAACGCTGGAACTTCAGGCCGGACTGCATGGTGGTGGCTTCCACCGGGAGCAAAGCCTCGGAACTGGCAGGGCTTCTGGTAGAGAATGACTTCCTCATGCTCAGTCTGGATACCAGTGATGTGGTGGTGATGCCTCTAAAGAAAGCTCCGCGGCTGGAGGACGGCCACGTGATGTGCCATCCGACAAGAAGGGACGAGTACATGGGTCTCCTATGCTTCCAAAACGGAGGATTGACGCGAAAAGCCATCTGTGAGGATGTCGCCGGCGGCAGCTGGAGGCGCTTCTACGAAATGCTAGACGCCACGCCCTCGGGCAACAGTGGTAATGTGGCTGTGCACTTCCGGGACCGGGAGATTATACCCACTGCGAAGGGCACTCTACGCTGGGATGCGCACATAAACCCGATGGCCGCGGAGTGCATTCGAGGCCGACACCGCTTCTCCACACCGGAGATTGAGGTTCGAGCTCTAATCGAGGGTCAGATCATGCACCACTGGTCGATTGCCCACGAGATGGGCTTCCACCACACACCGGACACAAAGATCATCGTGGTGGGGGAGGACTCCAGGTGCCAAAGTGTCCTGCAGATCGTGGCGGACATATTCAATGCTCCTGTTTACCAGCGAACCGGTGTCGAGGTCAGCCTTTTGGGATGCGCCTTTCGTGCCAGGTACGCCTTTTACGAACACCGGGAGTCCGCCTGCAACTGCCAATCCTGCATGATGCCCACGGGCCGTAAGACGAGACTCAGCTTCGACGAGTTTTTCAGGGACGTGCCTTCCGGCTTGAAACTGGCTGCGGAGCCAACACCTGGCTGCGATAAGATCTACAAGCCCCTGATCGAACGATGCTCCCAAATCTGCCAGCTGCTGGCCTCCAAATCCA GAAAATCAGTAAAGTAA
- the LOC6617294 gene encoding gustatory and odorant receptor 21a: protein MSFWAVSRGLTPPSKVVPMLNPNQRQFLEDEVRYREKLKLMARGDAMEEVYVRKQETVDNPLELDKHDSFYQTTKSLLVLFQIMGVMPIHRNPPEKNLPRTGYSWGSKQVMWAIFIYSCQTTIVVLVLRERVKKFVTSPDKRFDEAIYNVIFISLLFTNFLLPVASWRHGPQVAIFKNMWTNYQYKFFKTTGSPIVFPNLYPLTWSLCVFSWLLSIAINLSQYFLQPDFRLWYTFAYYPIIAMLNCFCSLWYINCNAFGTASRALSDALQTTIRGEKPAQKLTEYRHLWVDLSHMMQQLGRAYSNMYGMYCLVIFFTTIIATYGSISEIIDHGATYKEVGLFVIVFYCMGLLYIICNEAHYASRKVGLDFQTKLLNINLTAVDAATQKEVEMLLVAINKNPPIMNLDGYANINRELITTNISFMATYLVVLLQFKITEQRRIGQQQS, encoded by the exons ATGTCGTTTTGGGCGGTGAGTCGTGGCCTAACGCCGCCTTCGAAGGTAGTGCCCATGCTGAATCCCAACCAGCGCCAGTTTCTGGAGGACGAGGTGCGCTACCGGGAGAAACTGAAGCTGATGGCTCGTGGGGATGCCATGGAGGAGGTGTACGTGCGCAAGCAGGAGACTGTCGACAATCCGCTGGAACTGGACAAGCACGATTCCTTCTACCAGACCACCAAGAGCCTCCTGGTGCTTTTCCAAATAATGGGCGTGATGCCCATTCACCGCAATCCGCCCGAGAAGAACCTGCCCAGAACGGGCTACTCCTGGGGCTCCAAGCAGGTCATGTGGGCCATCTTCATCTACAGCTGCCAGACGACCATTGTGGTTCTGGTGCTGCGCGAGCGCGTGAAAAAGTTCGTCACCAGCCCGGACAAGCGCTTCGATGAGGCCATCTACAACGTAATCTTCATCAGTCTGCTCTTCACCAACTTTCTGCTCCCGGTGGCCAGCTGGCGGCACGGTCCCCAGGTGGCCATCTTCAAGAACATGTGGACCAACTACCAGTATAAATTCTTCAAAACTACCGGCTCGCCGATCGTCTTTCCGAATCTCTACCCACTCACCTGGTCGCTGTGCGTCTTCTCCTGGCTCCTGAGCATCGCCATCAACCTGTCGCAGTACTTCCTGCAGCCGGACTTCCGGCTGTGGTACACATTCGCCTACTACCCCATCATCGCCATGCTCAACTGCTTCTGCAGTTTGTG GTACATCAACTGCAATGCATTCGGAACTGCAAGTCGCGCTCTTTCCGACGCTCTGCAG ACAACCATCCGGGGCGAAAAGCCCGCCCAAAAACTCACCGAGTACCGCCATCTGTGGGTGGACCTGAGCCACATGATGCAGCAGCTGGGACGAGCCTACTCCAACATGTACGGCATGTACTGTCTGGTCATCTTCTTCACAACGATCATCGCCACTTACGGCAGCATCAGCGAAATCATCGACCACGGGGCAACCTACAAGGAG GTGGGTCTGTTCGTCATCGTGTTCTACTGCATGGGTCTGCTGTACATCATCTGCAACGAGGCGCACTACGCCTCCCGAAAGGTCGGACTTGACTTCCAGACGAAGCTGCTCAATATCAACCTGACCGCCGTGGACGCTGCCACCCAGAAGGAGGTGGAGATGCTGCTTGTGGCCATAAACAAGAATCCGCCCATCATGAATCTGGACGGGTATGCAAACATCAACCGCGAGCTGATCACGACCAACATCTCGTTCATGGCCACCTACCTCGTGGTCCTGCTGCAGTTTAAGATCACGGAGCAGAGACGCATTGGTCAGCAGCAGTCCTAG
- the LOC6617296 gene encoding cGMP-dependent protein kinase, isozyme 1 isoform X1, with the protein MAAGKLTDREREAIVSNLTKDVQALREMVRSRESELVKLHREIHKLKSVLQQTTNNLNVTRNEKAKKKLYSLPEQCGEQESRNQNPHLCSSCGMVLPTSPEFALEALSLGPLAPLPSTSSASPSGSTSADEVRPKAMPAAIKKQGVSAESCVQSMQQSYSIPIPKYDKDFSDKQQIKDAIMDNDFLKNIDASQVRELVDSMYSKSIAAGEFVIREGEVGAHLYVSAAGEFAVMQQGKVLDKMGAGKAFGELAILYNCTRTASIRVLSEAARVWVLDRRVFQQIMMCTGLQRIENSVNFLKSVPLLMNLSEELLAKIADVLELEFYAAGTYIIRQGTAGDSFFLISQGNVRVTQKLTPTSPEETELRTLSRGDYFGEQALINEDKRTANIIALSPGVECLTLDRDSFKRLIGDLCELKEKDYGDESRMLAMKQARESCRDEPKEQLQQEFPDLKLTDLEVVSTLGIGGFGRVELVKAHHQDRVDIFALKCLKKRHIVDTKQEEHIFSERHIMLSSRSPFICRLYRTFRDEKYVYMLLEACMGGEIWTMLRDRGSFEDNAAQFIIGCVLQAFEYLHARGIIYRDLKPENLMLDERGYVKIVDFGFAKQIGTSSKTWTFCGTPEYVAPEIILNKGHDRAVDYWALGILIHELLNGTPPFSAPDPMQTYNLILKGIDMIAFPKHISRWAVQLIKRLCRDVPSERLGYQTGGIQDIKKHKWFLGFDWDGLASQLLIPPFVRPIAHPTDVRYFDRFPCDLNEPPDELSGWDADF; encoded by the exons ATGGCCGCTGGAAAGTTGACTGATCGGGAGCGGGAGGCGATCGTCAGCAATCTGACCAAGGACGTGCAGGCTCTGAGGGAAATGGTGAGGagtcgggagagcgagctggTCAAGCTGCACCGCGAAATCCACAAGCTGAAG AGTGTGCTCCAGCAGACCACCAACAACCTGAACGTCACCCGAAATGAAAAGGCCAAGAAGAAGCTCTACTCCTTGCCAGAGCAATGCGGCGAGCAGGAAAGTAGGAACCAGAATCCACATTTGTGCAGCTCCTGCGGCATGGTGCTGCCCACCAGTCCGGAGTTCGCCCTGGAGGCGCTTTCTCTGGGACCGCTGGCCCCCTTACCATCAACATCTTCCGCCTCCCCATCTGGATCGACATCTGCGGATGAAGTGCGACCCAAGGCGATGCCCGCTGCCATCAAGAAACAAGGTGTATCCGCCGAGAGCTGTGTGCAGTCCATGCAGCAATCCTACAGCATACCGATTCCAAAATACGACAAGGATTTCAG TGATAAGCAGCAAATCAAAGACGCCATCATGGACAATGACTTCCTAAAGAACATAGACGCATCGCAGGTGCGGGAACTGGTGGATTCAATGTACTCCAAGAGCATAGCAGCCGGCGAGTTTGTGATCCGCGAGGGTGAAGTGGGCGCACATCTGTACGTCTCCGCCGCCGGCGAGTTTGCGGTGATGCAGCAGGGCAAGGTTCTGGACAAGATGGGGGCGGGAAAGGCGTTTGGGGAGCTGGCTATCCTCTACAACTGCACCAGGACGGCCTCCATTCGAGTCCTAAGTGAGGCTGCGAGGGTATGGGTGCTGGACAGACGGGTCTTTCAGCAGATTATGATGTGCACGGGCCTCCAGCGAATCGAAAACAGCGTGAACTTCCTAAAATCCGTGCCCCTGCTGATGAACCTTAGTGAGGAACTGCTGGCCAAGATAGCAGACGTTCTGGAGCTGGAGTTCTACGCCGCTGGCACCTACATCATCCGACAAGGAACCGCCGGGGACAGTTTCTTCTTGATCTCACAGGGCAATGTCCGCGTGACCCAAAAACTAACTCCCACCTCCCCGGAGGAAACTGAGTTGCGAACGCTGTCCAGGGGAGACTATTTCGGAGAGCAGGCGCTGATCAACGAGGATAAGCGAACGGCCAACATCATCGCACTGTCACCAGGAGTTGAGTGCTTGACCCTGGACAGGGATTCCTTCAAGCGGCTGATTGGGGATCTCTGCGAGCTGAAGGAGAAGGACTACGGCGATGAGAGCAGGATGCTAGCGATGAAGCAGGCGCGGGAAAGCTGCCGGGATGAGCCGAAGGAGCAGTTGCAGCAGGAGTTCCCCGATCTcaagctcacggacctcgagGTGGTCAGCACTCTTGGCATCGGAGGCTTTGGTCGGGTGGAGCTGGTCAAGGCCCACCATCAAGATCGCGTGGATATTTTTGCCCTGAAGTGCCTCAAGAAGCGACACATTGTGGATACCAAACAGGAGGAGCACATCTTCAGCGAACGCCACATCATGCTCAGTTCGAGGTCGCCCTTCATCTGCCGTTTGTATCGCACCTTCCGTGACGAGAAGTACGTGTATATGCTGCTCGAGGCCTGCATGGGTGGGGAGATATGGACGATGCTCCGGGATCGCGGATCCTTCGAGGACAACGCGGCGCAGTTCATCATCGGGTGTGTCCTGCAGGCGTTTGAGTACCTGCATGCCCGCGGAATCATCTATAGAGACCTTAAGCCGGAGAACCTGATGCTGGATGAGCGCGGCTATGTCAAAATCGTGGACTTTGGCTTCGCCAAGCAGATCGGAACGAGCTCTAAGACGTGGACCTTCTGCGGCACACCGGAGTACGTGGCACCCGAGATCATCCTGAACAAGGGTCACGATCGAGCGGTAGACTACTGGGCTTTGGGCATTCTCATTCATGAACTGCTCAACGGAAC GCCACCGTTCAGTGCTCCAGATCCCATGCAGACGTACAACCTCatcctgaagggcattgacATGATAGCCTTTCCCAAGCACATCTCCCGCTGGGCCGTGCAGCTCATCAAGAGGCTATGCCGCGATGTTCCATCGGAGCGCCTCGGCTACCAGACTGGTGGCATCCAGGACATAAAGAAACATAA GTGGTTCCTGGGATTCGACTGGGACGGCTTGGCCAGCCAGCTGCTGATTCCGCCCTTCGTGAGACCCATCGCCCATCCCACGGATGTGCGCTACTTCGACCGCTTTCCGTGCGATTTGAACGAGCCACCGGACGAGCTCTCCGGCTGGGATGCGGATTTCTAG